One genomic window of Mus musculus strain C57BL/6J chromosome 4, GRCm38.p6 C57BL/6J includes the following:
- the Cort gene encoding cortistatin preproprotein, whose protein sequence is MMGGRGTGGKWPSAFGLLLLWGVAASALPLESGPTGQDSVQEATEGRSGLLTFLAWWHEWASQASSSTPVGGGTPGLSKSQERPPPQQPPHLDKKPCKNFFWKTFSSCK, encoded by the exons ATGATGGGTGGCCGAGGCACAGGAGGCAAGTGGCCCTCAGCCTTCgggctgctgctgctctggggGGTCGCAGCCTCCGCCCTTCCCCTGGAGAGTGGCCCTACTGGCCAGGACAGTGTG CAGGAAGCCACCGAGGGGAGGAGCGGCCTTCTGACTTTCCTTGCCTGGTGGCACGAGTGGGCTTCCCAAGCCAGCTCCAGCACCCCCGTCGGAGGGGGTACCCCCGGGCTGTCCAAGAGCCAGGAAAGGCCACCCCCCCAACAGCCCCCACACCTGGATAAAAAGCCCTGCAAGAACTTCTTCTGGAAAACCTTCTCCTCGTGCAAGTAA
- the Pgd gene encoding 6-phosphogluconate dehydrogenase, decarboxylating isoform 1 (isoform 1 is encoded by transcript variant 1), whose protein sequence is MAQADIALIGLAVMGQNLILNMNDHGFVVCAFNRTVSKVDDFLANEAKGTKVVGAQSLKDMVSKLKKPRRVILLVKAGQAVDDFIEKLVPLLDTGDIIIDGGNSEYRDTTRRCRDLKAKGILFVGSGVSGGEEGARYGPSLMPGGNKEAWPHIKAIFQAIAAKVGTGEPCCDWVGDEGAGHFVKMVHNGIEYGDMQLICEAYHLMKDVLGMRHEEMAQAFEEWNKTELDSFLIEITANILKYRDTDGKELLPKIRDSAGQKGTGKWTAISALEYGMPVTLIGEAVFARCLSSLKEERVQASQKLKGPKVVQLEGSKKSFLEDIRKALYASKIISYAQGFMLLRQAATEFGWTLNYGGIALMWRGGCIIRSVFLGKIKDAFERNPELQNLLLDDFFKSAVDNCQDSWRRVISTGVQAGIPMPCFTTALSFYDGYRHEMLPANLIQAQRDYFGAHTYELLTKPGEFIHTNWTGHGGSVSSSSYNA, encoded by the exons AGCTGACATTGCACTGATCGGACTGGCTGTCATGGGCCAGAACTTAATTTTGAACATGAATGATCATGGATTTGTG GTCTGTGCTTTCAATAGGACAGTCTCCAAAGTCGATGACTTCTTGGCCAACGAGGCGAAGGGCACCAAGGTGGTTGGTGCACAGTCCTTAAAGGACATGGTCTCCAAACTAAAGAAGCCCCGCCGGGTCATCCTGCTTGTGAAGGCCGGGCAAGCCGTGGATGATTTCATCGAGAAATTA GTACCCTTGTTGGACACGGGTGACATCATCATCGATGGAGGAAATTCTGAATACCGGGACACGACA aGAAGATGCCGGGACCTCAAGGCCAAGGGCATCTTGTTTGTGGGGAGCGGAGTCAGTGGTGGTGAGGAAGGGGCTCGGTACGGGCCGTCACTCATGCCAGGAGGGAACAAAGAGGCTTG GCCCCACATCAAGGCGATCTTCCAAGCCATCGCTGCAAAAGTGGGAACCGGAGAACCCTGCTGTGACTGG GTGGGAGATGAGGGGGCGGGGCACTTTGTGAAGATGGTGCACAACGGGATAGAGTATGGAGACATGCAGCTCATCTGTGAGGCTTACCATTTGATGAAGGATGTTCTGGGCATGCGgcatgaggagatggctcag GCATTTGAAGAATGGAACAAGACAGAGCTGGACTCATTCCTGATTGAAATCACTGCTAACATTCTCAAGTACCGGGACACTGACGGCAAAGAGCTGTTGCCAAAGATCCGGGACAGTGCTGGGCAGAAGGGCACTGGGAAGTGGACCGCCATCTCGGCGCTGGAGTACGGCATGCCCGTCACCCTCATTG GAGAAGCTGTCTTTGCTCGGTGCTTGTCCTCTCTGAAGGAGGAGCGGGTTCAGGCCAGCCAAAAGCTGAAGGGTCCTAAGGTGGTCCAGCTGGAAGGCAGTAAGAAGTCATTCCTGGAGGACATCCGTAAG GCCCTCTATGCTTCCAAGATCATCTCCTACGCCCAAGGCTTTATGCTGCTCAGACAGGCAGCCACTGAGTTTGGCTGGACCCTCAATTATGGCGGCATTGCCCTGATGTGGAGAGGGGGCTGCATCATCCGAAG TGTGTTCCTGGGAAAAATTAAAGATGCATTTGAGCGAAACCCAGAACTTCAGAACCTACTGCTAGATGACTTCTTTAAGTCAGCAGTTGACAACTGCCAG GACTCCTGGCGGCGGGTGATCAGCACTGGGGTGCAAGCAGGCATTCCCATGCCCTGCTTCACTACTGCCCTCTCCTTCTATGATGGGTACAGACACGAGATGCTGCCAGCAAACCTCATCCAG GCTCAACGGGATTACTTTGGGGCTCACACCTATGAACTCTTAACCAAACCGGGAGAATTTATCCACACCAACTGGACGGGCCACGGGGGCAGTGTGTCATCCTCTTCATACAATGCCTAG
- the Pgd gene encoding 6-phosphogluconate dehydrogenase, decarboxylating isoform 2 (isoform 2 is encoded by transcript variant 2) — translation MVHNGIEYGDMQLICEAYHLMKDVLGMRHEEMAQAFEEWNKTELDSFLIEITANILKYRDTDGKELLPKIRDSAGQKGTGKWTAISALEYGMPVTLIGEAVFARCLSSLKEERVQASQKLKGPKVVQLEGSKKSFLEDIRKALYASKIISYAQGFMLLRQAATEFGWTLNYGGIALMWRGGCIIRSVFLGKIKDAFERNPELQNLLLDDFFKSAVDNCQDSWRRVISTGVQAGIPMPCFTTALSFYDGYRHEMLPANLIQAQRDYFGAHTYELLTKPGEFIHTNWTGHGGSVSSSSYNA, via the exons ATGGTGCACAACGGGATAGAGTATGGAGACATGCAGCTCATCTGTGAGGCTTACCATTTGATGAAGGATGTTCTGGGCATGCGgcatgaggagatggctcag GCATTTGAAGAATGGAACAAGACAGAGCTGGACTCATTCCTGATTGAAATCACTGCTAACATTCTCAAGTACCGGGACACTGACGGCAAAGAGCTGTTGCCAAAGATCCGGGACAGTGCTGGGCAGAAGGGCACTGGGAAGTGGACCGCCATCTCGGCGCTGGAGTACGGCATGCCCGTCACCCTCATTG GAGAAGCTGTCTTTGCTCGGTGCTTGTCCTCTCTGAAGGAGGAGCGGGTTCAGGCCAGCCAAAAGCTGAAGGGTCCTAAGGTGGTCCAGCTGGAAGGCAGTAAGAAGTCATTCCTGGAGGACATCCGTAAG GCCCTCTATGCTTCCAAGATCATCTCCTACGCCCAAGGCTTTATGCTGCTCAGACAGGCAGCCACTGAGTTTGGCTGGACCCTCAATTATGGCGGCATTGCCCTGATGTGGAGAGGGGGCTGCATCATCCGAAG TGTGTTCCTGGGAAAAATTAAAGATGCATTTGAGCGAAACCCAGAACTTCAGAACCTACTGCTAGATGACTTCTTTAAGTCAGCAGTTGACAACTGCCAG GACTCCTGGCGGCGGGTGATCAGCACTGGGGTGCAAGCAGGCATTCCCATGCCCTGCTTCACTACTGCCCTCTCCTTCTATGATGGGTACAGACACGAGATGCTGCCAGCAAACCTCATCCAG GCTCAACGGGATTACTTTGGGGCTCACACCTATGAACTCTTAACCAAACCGGGAGAATTTATCCACACCAACTGGACGGGCCACGGGGGCAGTGTGTCATCCTCTTCATACAATGCCTAG
- the Cenps gene encoding centromere protein S, translating to MEEVEAEEPQEFSHRQRLKAAVHYTVGCLCQEVTLNKQVNFSKQTIAAISEVTFRQCENFAKDLEMFARHAKRSTVTTEDVKLLARRNNSLLKYITEKNEEIAQLNLKGKAKKKRKPEDESRSSRESMAEELDGAEELQSES from the exons ATGGAGGAGGTGGAGGCTGAGGAGCCGCAGGAGTTCTCTCACCGGCAG AGGCTGAAGGCGGCAGTTCACTACACGGTCGGCTGTCTCTGCCAGGAAGTCACGCTGAACAAACAGGTGAACTTCAGCAAACAGACCATCGCGGCGATCTCCGAGGTGACTTTTCGACAGTGCG aaaATTTTGCCAAAGACCTTGAAATGTTTGCCAG ACACGCGAAAAGAAGCACGGTCACCACTGAAGACGTGAAGCTCTTAGCCAGGCGAAATAATTCACTG ctAAAATACATTACAGAGAAGAATGAAGAGATTGCCCAGCTTAACCTGAAAGGAAAggccaagaagaaaagaaagccgGAAGATGAAAGCAGGAGCTCTCGGGAGTCCATGGCTGAGGAGCTGGACGGGGCTGAGGAGCTGCAGAGCGAGAGCTAA
- the Cort gene encoding cortistatin isoform X1, with the protein MMGGRGTGGKWPSAFGLLLLWGVAASALPLESGPTGQDSVEATEGRSGLLTFLAWWHEWASQASSSTPVGGGTPGLSKSQERPPPQQPPHLDKKPCKNFFWKTFSSCK; encoded by the exons ATGATGGGTGGCCGAGGCACAGGAGGCAAGTGGCCCTCAGCCTTCgggctgctgctgctctggggGGTCGCAGCCTCCGCCCTTCCCCTGGAGAGTGGCCCTACTGGCCAGGACAGTGTG GAAGCCACCGAGGGGAGGAGCGGCCTTCTGACTTTCCTTGCCTGGTGGCACGAGTGGGCTTCCCAAGCCAGCTCCAGCACCCCCGTCGGAGGGGGTACCCCCGGGCTGTCCAAGAGCCAGGAAAGGCCACCCCCCCAACAGCCCCCACACCTGGATAAAAAGCCCTGCAAGAACTTCTTCTGGAAAACCTTCTCCTCGTGCAAGTAA